From Trypanosoma brucei gambiense DAL972 chromosome 5, complete sequence:
aatgcaACACTACGCCGTGTATTACTCACGGGACGCACAGAACGGACGGAACACAGCACTGGCAACAGCGGCAATGGCATGCGAGGGAATCACCACGCATTAACGTACGACTAGAGGAGGATGTAGAAGATATGGGGAGGAGTGCTGCATCAACTATGCGGCAACtgatctcttcctttctctacACTGCGCCCCAACACTACATGCCACATCGCTGGTACCACCACAACATATTCACGCGCGGGCACATTCATCTCTTCTATTCCTATACACCTCACTTCCTACATCCATCGCTTATTACCATTCCCATTTTTTACACTTACCATTCTTTCTcgcaccttctttttccgtCATTACGGGCCTCATATGAATCCCCGTAGGAAGCAAGCAAAATCAGGGGGAGAGTTACCTTAGTTGCAATCGATTCTGCGGGAACCGGAGCGCTCATCACACTCCCTTTCAAGCACAAAGCaaccacacacagacacgCTACTCCCTCAAGTATAAAAACTACTACCTACATAGCAGAGGAGACACAATGTTCATTTAAAGCATTGGTACATTGCATCTGGTGCACCTCTCAGCTCCCCACCGCACATCACATCAGTTCAGCAATATCTAGACCTCGGGAAGAGAGGAGAGGTAAGTGCGTCATTATCATAGCTTCTAGTTCTGAGGATCTATAAGACCTTCAGCCTCTTCGGGAAGaagttcatcctcttcgGTACGCCGCCTCGGACGCATGAGGACGACGGCAATCACACCCACAACCAGCGCCGCCACAACAGCAATGATGCCAGTGCTCCTCCAACTATTACTACCACCGGAAGGTCGGATCGGCGTCTCCATGACTACGAAGCTAAAGTTATACAATTTCAGCAACCCATATGTTGGGGGCATGGGATCGAACATGCCGTCCACCCACTGAAACGGTGGTTGATTATCGGTCGTCGGGCCACAGACAACATGAGCAGTATAACTTTCAGGATTCTTCACCATCCCCGTCCACGTCGCTATCTTTGCATCGATAGCTCCACTATTTACGTGTCCTACACTTCGGACAAGTGGGCCGTACTCGGTCGCATTACCAGGAGGGTTCAAATCACCACGTGCTGCGATTGAAAGCATCGCACTGTATGGAGGCTTGCAGACATTAGTCACATTACCATCGTCATCCATACCAACAGCACCAGTGCAGTTGGGAATAAGAGAAAATGGGTCTTTCGTGTAGTTGTTGTAACGCATCAGCCTCTTCATGCTTTCAATATCGACCACAGAACCCTGATCACGTTCAAATATCCGGGCGCGTGAGTAATTCTTGTAAGAATAGAAGTCACCGTATTCCTCCTGCATCTTCAGCGTACCTGAAAGATTGTACACATTGGGGAAGTACGGTCTGTTATAACTCGCCCAGTACCCAGTGGTGTTCAGCACGCTGGTCATATCCTTAGATGTTATACCCAACGGAGGAGCAGTACCAGGGAGCTGCTCTAACACCCAAAAGGTGTTGGGTGCCATGTTTTTAAACATCGCCTCGGACTCCACTGCACCCATGTTGAGCACCATCCATTGATTGTTGTACGCCCCACTGCTTTCCCTGCTGAAGTTCGACACCCATGAGGGGGCGTCCACCGCAATGAAGTTCGCGATCATCGCACGCAGAAACGTAGCCACGCTAGAGGAACCGACATGGTTGCGCAGCAGCGTTGCATTGTGTATGACGTTGGTGGTCTCCATGACTGCGAGGCGCTTGTGTGTCATGTACCAATCATCCACACTGTGCGCCAAACCTGGGTAAGATGACATGGTAACGAAGCGCCCGCCGAAGGCATACGTTTTGTACTGCCTCAACATAGTATTGAAGCTGCTCCACGTGGCGTGACCAAAGTAGATGTCATCCTTTACGACCTTTACAAAGGCAGAACAGTGGGTGTCAACAAACCACCGCGGCATCATCTGACGCATATCATCCAATACCTCCGCAGGGGATGTAGCCCTCACAATGTCACCAATCTCTGCTTGCATGTTGTACATTAACAGCTTCATCCGATCCAACCGTTCGTCAGCAGGGGCACGAGCGTTGTAACCAGCAACCATACCATCAATGAGAGCTAACATGTTTCGCAGCTGGGTGTAGAATGCACTGCTCTCGAACTTCGCAGCATCCATATACCGAACGTGCTCTTCAATCCAGTGTTGTGCCTGCGGCGCATCAGACAATAGCGCAGAGAGACCCTCAGGACCCTCAAACGTATTGTTTATGGAAGCCTTCATGCTCTCATACGTGGCGTAGCCTTCACCAAAACCTACAGCCTTGTATGCCAGTAGCACGCGCTCTGCTGACGGTTCCGCTTCTCCAGGCAAATGCATGAAACCATCGTTTGCCACAGCAGTCACAACGTCCCAACCGGTCTTGTTGAAAGTGTTACTCACATTCACGATTGCAGCATACTTACCAGATGCAAGACCATCCGTAGCATAGAAACCGCCGCTCGTGGCGTTATACCAGACTGTCACAACTGTAGGGGTCGCATCCTTAAGCACTTCCCCGCGAACGACAACGGGAGTGCTGAGAGTCAGGGTTGCTGCAAGCAGCAGGCACAAAACCGCAGAGGGAGTCCTCATAACGGTTGCGGTACACATCATTCCACCTTGTTATCAACGAAATATTGCACGGTAATCGCTTCGAGAGTCTAACAAGAGTAAACAAAGGTAGACAGAACGAGTGTTGTTGGAAGCAAGCACATCaatagcacacacacacacacatacacacacacacacacacacacacacacacacacacacacacacacacacacacacacacacacacacacacacacgcatgcacacacacacacacacacacacacacacacacgcatgcaCACTAGAGTAAACAAGCGTGTCCACACAGTAGAGCATTATGTACGGTTAGTGACAGCGACAATTAACAGTTTACAAACATCATAGAATCACGTCCACAAACAGCACTTGGGCAGAGTATCCAGCAAATAATATTGCAGACATCGCTCACATTTTCTTTACTGTACATAAATACGGCCACCGACCATACAAAACTGTAGCGTATGATGACGGATCACAGcaacacacaccacacattCTGACATCAGAGGCACTGCCCTTTAAACACAATACAAGAACCGATAAGCAAAAACAGCCAAGTGCACATCTACCCGATGAATAAGCTCACGTGAGAAACAATAGTAACGACTATCCCCACATTCCCGCTGCCAGAGAGTATCAAGGAGGCGTATGTGCATGCAAGCTGCTGCgacatttcttcctttaatcAAAACCTTGTGTGAGAGAAATGTGCTCGTTCCACTTCCCATGCAAATTAGAggcgaagaaaaggggaTATATATTTGCTCATGCATGCAACNNNNNNNNNNNNNNNNNNNNNNNNNNNNNNNNNNNNNNNNNNNNNNNNNNNNNNNNNNNNNNNNNNNNNNNNNNNNNNNNNNNNNNNNNNNNNNNNNNNNCACAAGGGAAGGGGTAGAAGGGAAGAATGCGGAGCGGGTACCTCCATGTATACacacagatatatatatatatatatatatatatatatatatgtgaaaTACCTCTTTAGTGCAGCAGAAGACAACACTCTTTACCTCCTTCACTCGCGTGCCACTGGGGGCAACTGAGATCGACAGTTATTCATTCCTCTATCTCCCATTAACACGTCCTCTTTATAACTCACGGATTCGCTCCAGCACATGTCTCCATTTTGATTGCACTTACTTCCAATTGACTTTATGCTTTCCAGATTGGCATCCATcccacaccacacacacacgctgcACCCACACTGATATGTGCAAGGTTTCtccccaccccccccccgtaCATTTACTTGAAGTGGCACCTGTCATTGGTTTCGCACGTACCAGTAGCTGCGTATTCATTCTCTTGCCGCGGCCGCACGCGTGCCCTCATGGTTTCATGCGGAGAGGTGTGGGGAataaggagaaaaggaagaacgcGTGCGCCCACCTGCGCAAACTGcaaacatatacacatatacatatatacatatttgtCGTCCTTCCGtcgccccccccctcccttttcccttctcaaTTTCGCTTCTTAAcaacttccctttcttccatgCACTATCTCCCTCGTTCATTCCATTATGGCACTTATCGCCTCTGCTCGTTAACATAACTTTTGCACCGGGACCTTGTCCCCTCCTACCAGCCGAATGGCACTGTGTCATCAAATAAGCgtcacacatacaaaaataaacagaggCGGCGCCTGTTCTCAcatattccttcttttccttactcttttcccctttccctatCCTCCGCCCAGCCCCTTCTACTGCTTCAACTCAAATTTTGGATGAGCCGCTCGGCTCCGTTTCATCCACAGTCCTCACAAGGTTCATGTTGTAGCCCAAAGTCTTCAGGGTCGCCTTTACAATGCGCTGCATTACCGGTGGTCCGCATATGGCCACCAGCAGGTTGTCAGATGGCGGCTGCACATGATTTGTGAGGATGCCCCGGTCGATGAAGCCAACACCATCAGTCCATAGGGGCGGGGGCCGGTTGAGGACAAACGTTTTCTTGAACTTTCCACGTGACTCACGACGGCGCTCCTCCAGCACCTCGCGATACGTCAACTCCGTCACGTCCTCCGCGGCATAGATGAGATGAACGCTCTCCAATGTGTCAATGAAGGGTTTCATAAAGGCTGCTTTGATTATTTGCAGCATCGGTGCCACACCCGTTCCACCAGCAATTAGACAAAGCTTGTTGATAATGTGTCCCATGAACACAAAGTGCTTATCGCTTAAGCGGCGCTCAATCACCAGACCACCGCATGCCTTCATCTCCACAGCGTCACCCGGCTCCAGAGCGGAAATCCACTCCCTCAGCGTCCCCTTATCACTGCGGGCGAGTATATCGATCATGCCAAGATCATCTGGCAGCGTGATGGGACTGTAATAACCGATCAACTGCTGACCGTCCCAATCACCACGAATTGCGATAAATTGGCCGAGGCTCAGACCAGACCGTTGCAGCGCCCCGGGTAAATTAAAGCGAAGCACGCGGGACCCAGCACCGTACACACCACCTTCGCGTACTTCACGCAGCACCACGGTCGTCCACACCTTGAAGGAAAGTGCTGAGGACTTCCTCTGAAGGATGGTCGAGGCCCGATCACCCGCAATTCTCCCAAACACGACGCACTCAAGCAGCGAATTGCCGCCCAACCGGTTCCCACCGTGCACACCACCCGTTACCTCACCGGCACCAAATAACCCGAGGATTGGGTTGCTGTGACTCAGTGGAGCGCGTGATGAtgtgttcttcatttgtattTCAGCAGAAGGCGAGATGAGACATCCACCCATTGTGTAGTGAATCGAAGGTGTCACGAAGGCGACGTAGTAGGGGCCCTTAGTGCCGAGCACGCACGGATAGACGCTTTTGCGCGTGATGGGGCAGGAACGCTGTGATATGGAGAGCCGCTCGTACTCCTCCAGCGTCTGCTGCACAGATTCCACTGGGCACCCAATGAGTGCAGCGAGGTCCCTCATGGTGTCAGCCTTCACGAAGAGACCCATCTTCTTCCAGTAGAACTCGTGTGAGCTGACACCAAAGAGCTTCTGCGCCGCAGCATTCAACACACAGTAGGCGAACATGCTACCACCCGATCCAGGATATTCCGCACCCTGTTCCATGATGGCTTTCGATACCACAGAACGGAGGTCAAGTTCATTAACGAAGCGCTTGCCTTGCTTGTTCAACAAAACGCCACCGGATCCACGTAGCGCCTCAGGTCCAAGGAACTTTGTAGGGTTCGCTGGATCCTTCGGGTTGATGAGGCCTGTCGGATGCAACTGGACCTTGTCCATATCCACCAGTTGAGCGCCAAGTCGCTGTGCAAGTTTCACGCCATCACCTGTCGCCCACGGGCCATTCGTCGTAGGGAAGTTGACCAAGTGCGGGGCGTGCTCACGAAGCAGGGAGTCTGCAGTTTTGTCGTTAGAAAATCCACCAGTGGCAAGGATGACAGCATCTGCAAGTATGGTCGTCTTCCCACTGCCAGCCTGCGTGAACTCCACACCAGTAACTCGTATCTGTTTAGTGCCATCTGGCCGTTCCTTCGTCTCACTGAGCAACGACGTTACACTGCAGTTTTCCATTATGGTGATGCGGCCAGAAAGGTTACCACGCACGTGACCCTCGAGGGTTTTCATGATTGTAAATCCGATAGGTAGAGGTGTACCATCTTTCTTATCCGGTGCCCGATGTGTGCGCTTGCGGCTGTGACCCCCAAGCTGTGACAATACCGTCAGCGGTACACCCAACGAGGTCAGCCACCCAATAGCGTCAGCACTTTTCATAGAAAGTGTCTTCACAAGGGCAGGATCGGTGTTACCCCCGATACCAGACTTGTATGTGTCACGCTCGAAGTATTTCCCACCATCCACAATGCTTGCCTTCGCCTGAGCACGTGTGCCCCATCCGTTGATACCAGATGTCGCCTTGGCGCTGTTGCCTCCGAGCTTCGCCTCCTTCTCCataagcacaacctgagcaCCGCATCCTGCAGCTTCGATGGCCGCGGACAAACCCGCGAGACCACCGCCCACCACAATGACACGAGGATTCTCGGACTCAACCATGGCCATCTCCCTTGATCTTATCATATCGATACCCACTCGCACTCTTTCTAGCGTCGCGCTGGCAGTCTTGATGAATGTAACTACGAGCAAAACAGCAAGCAGGGAGTAATATATACCGCGACCTGGCTGTGCTCCTCCAACGTTGCGGCGCAACTGTCTATGATTGTTTTGTATGCTTTTAGTGTAATAAACTTCAGCAGGACCGGAAAACATTGCGACACCCACCAATCGATTACGATGGGTTAAGCTTTTCAAACCGGTGAATGACACTCGCGCCACGGTGTCAAGGAAGAGatgaaaagaacaaacaaaaaattgcaGCCAGAAAGGGTGACACATAGATACTGAAGTTAACGGCGACAAAAGACATCCATGTAGACGCATGGATGCCCATACACGTGTGTGACACATTTGAATACCGAAGCCACTCAGGCGTAGATATTTCCGCCCAATGTCTCAACGGTTATTCGTTAACCCAGCGGTTTGCTTGATACCGCTTATCTGCTGTGgtctttcttcccttgcTGAACTCATTTGAGAGCAGCTTCGGACACCACTTAATGATGCTAACAATTGAAGAAATCGTGGACGTAATTAATGATAGAACCGGAGGGTAAAAACAATTGAAAGAAGCATGTACATgtaaacaaatgaagaaataaatatacataaatgTATAGTTGCGCACAGTCATTTATACCTTTAGTACGATCGCCcatgaaacaacagaaatatgTGCCATACATATTCCAATGTgttaaatttctttttcatttttgccCATCCCTTCCCGCACCCTCTCCAACCCCCTTCCACCGCACGCTTCTTGTAAAAGATAATAAGCCACAAGaacaaaacgaacaaaaaaaaattaagcaaaAGAATTTCTCAAAACCATCAAGTCCCGCAAGGGAAGGGGTAGAAGGGAAGAATGCGGAGCGGGTACCTCCATGTATACacacagatatatatatatatatatatatatatatatatatatatatatatatatatatgtgtgNNNNNNNNNNNNNNNNNNNNNNNNNNNNNNNNNNNNNNNNNNNNNNNNNNNNNNNNNNNNNNNNNNNNNNNNNNNNNNNNNNNNNNNNNNNNNNNNNNNNACGGAAGACCGCCCTTTCCAGGTTCTTACAAACTAGACATATCCAGTTTTGCACGCTGAACAGGAGCAGGAGTCCGCAAGGCACCTAATTTTCCGGCAGCTTCACCCACCAGTGCGCCATCCCTTGACCCCTGAGTGCTAAAGGAGTGACTCGATGCGTCAACAGTAGAGGTTAGAGGGACCGGTCTTGCCGTCATAGCACTGACATGATTAATGGAATGAGCATTACCACCAGATCCCTTTTCGAGTCGGGACACATGCCCTTGTCGACGAAGGTTAGCAGCGGTTTCTGCACTAGAGTCTGCATCGTCGGAAGAAGCGGATGACGACGCTGAGGAATACGATAACGACGCAGAGCGTATCTTCATATTTGTACTACCATGCTTACTGCCACTAATTAATGCAGAAGCATTGGCTTTCGTCCTCTCTAAATCGACCTTCTGCCTGAACATATCGTCGAGAGGATGGTCCCAGCTACTTTCACCAGTGCGAAAGTTAAAGTAATACGGTTCTTCGTCACCAGTACGGCACGCCTTCCACTCCTCAGGAAGCGGGGTCTGCAGCCCCTCGCGTGCAATCCACAAAAgatgtttctcttctttaacATCTATTCCAATAAACTCCGCATATTCATGCAGTTCCTCCTCTGTGGGTTCATGATCCGGATCACAAGTATCGGGAAGTACCACAGAAATAACTCCGTCCTCACCGCGGAACACCTCACCCACCTTAGGGATGACAGCCATGTGGCCCTTCTATCAACCTAAACGCTCGACACCTTCCGTTAAAAAACcaaccacaacaaaaaaaagtcttCATTGTTTCCAACAAACTCGAAATAACAACGTAAAGAGATTCATACAGTACCATGACACTGTAACCGATTTCAGTACATGGCAATAGTGTCTCCACAGGGCACTTCCCCTCAATGGCCTTTTCGGATTCTCAGTAAGAAGTACTTTCCACAGCAATGACTCTTAATTTTAGTGGCACCACATCATCACAGTGGTTATTATATGAAAGTATTCAACCACATGCAACAATGACTCACTGCGACAACAACACTGTGTCGGTACGACAGTAGTAAAAGCAACATATTCAATATGGAACTGCGATGGGTCGTGAATTACATTCCACTTTTGCGTCTCAGTTATTGAGAGTCATTTACACCAATACAAGCATACCCCCACCCTGGGACATACTCTTTATAACAACCTTGCCAACATACAAAAACAGTACAGCAGTTGCCGCGTCACGCTGCAGGCACCATCTAACGTTAGAAAAACTATCTCATAACTAAAAAGAATAACAAATTATATTATTGGAATATACGGGGTAGCATCATCACTTCCGGATTCACCTGATGCGCTCTTAACGTCGAGCACTACAATCGTGACAGACACATCGCATCACACATCCCATTCAACCACATACACTTTGTATGCCGAAATGGGTGGGGTCATAGAGGAAAATATCAACTCCTGGTGGCTTATGTCTATCACTATCAGATCAgagttagaaaaaaaaaaatgaatacaGCAGTGGCAAATTGGGcgagaaaataaagtaatGACCCTGGTAGTGTAAATATATGTGGTAACGTAAGAATTGTGTTGGCTACAATTACCACAGCAATCAAAAAATCTCACAAAACGTCTACGGAGACTGCAAAGAGTAAGTGACTGTAAGAAAGGAAGACACCAATGCAGCAACAGGCACCTTAATTAACAAGGGCCGCTTATTCACAGCCACGTAACGGCACGATATACAGGAAGAATGAAGAATATAGCTTTAAAAGAAACAGTATAACAGGTATAACAAATACATCATCAAACCGTATAATACATTTAATAAAGAATTTCACAAACGGCAAAAAAGTCATTCGCAATTACTCACCATTGAATATGGCTCCATGAGTCGGAGAATATTACGTACTTCCGTTAACAACCCTAGTAGCTGCCACATTTCAGACTCAATCCACTATTTACTCAGATTACCTTCTCGAATCCTTTCACATTACGACCAAAACTTCCTAAACCACTACTCCATCGTCGTCCGGATCTGTACAGTTAACACCAACGGTAGCAACAGTACGCCGACATGAGGCTGCTTTAGACTAAATAATGTGAAGGTTCTGCACATACGCTCCTTACTGGTGTCGCCGACTCACATCTTCCTGCTCGGTAGAGTTGGTCGTAACACGTGTGGGGGCATTACTGGACAAAGTAGTTATTACATCACCTTCGGTGCCAATGGGTTCATTCACCTTTGCCACACCCTCCAAAACACCGCTCTCCTCACTCTCCTCTTCCAAATCACTGTCATATACTTCCACGGATGGTTTCAGCGTATCCCACTTGATGTAACGCATCATCATGTACAGATACGTTGGAAAGCCAACTACAGCGGCGCCAACAAGGGGACCGAGCCACAACGCCTGTATACCAAAAccagtgaaaaagaaaagtagaaGACCTAGTGGCACACCAACGACGGAGTagacgaaaaaaataacaatggcGCCTTGCTTCTGCATTCC
This genomic window contains:
- a CDS encoding NADH-dependent fumarate reductase, putative produces the protein MCHTRVWASMRLHGCLLSPLTSVSMCHPFWLQFFVCSFHLFLDTVARVSFTGLKSLTHRNRLVGVAMFSGPAEVYYTKSIQNNHRQLRRNVGGAQPGRGIYYSLLAVLLVVTFIKTASATLERVRVGIDMIRSREMAMVESENPRVIVVGGGLAGLSAAIEAAGCGAQVVLMEKEAKLGGNSAKATSGINGWGTRAQAKASIVDGGKYFERDTYKSGIGGNTDPALVKTLSMKSADAIGWLTSLGVPLTVLSQLGGHSRKRTHRAPDKKDGTPLPIGFTIMKTLEGHVRGNLSGRITIMENCSVTSLLSETKERPDGTKQIRVTGVEFTQAGSGKTTILADAVILATGGFSNDKTADSLLREHAPHLVNFPTTNGPWATGDGVKLAQRLGAQLVDMDKVQLHPTGLINPKDPANPTKFLGPEALRGSGGVLLNKQGKRFVNELDLRSVVSKAIMEQGAEYPGSGGSMFAYCVLNAAAQKLFGVSSHEFYWKKMGLFVKADTMRDLAALIGCPVESVQQTLEEYERLSISQRSCPITRKSVYPCVLGTKGPYYVAFVTPSIHYTMGGCLISPSAEIQMKNTSSRAPLSHSNPILGLFGAGEVTGGVHGGNRLGGNSLLECVVFGRIAGDRASTILQRKSSALSFKVWTTVVLREVREGGVYGAGSRVLRFNLPGALQRSGLSLGQFIAIRGDWDGQQLIGYYSPITLPDDLGMIDILARSDKGTLREWISALEPGDAVEMKACGGLVIERRLSDKHFVFMGHIINKLCLIAGGTGVAPMLQIIKAAFMKPFIDTLESVHLIYAAEDVTELTYREVLEERRRESRGKFKKTFVLNRPPPLWTDGVGFIDRGILTNHVQPPSDNLLVAICGPPVMQRIVKATLKTLGYNMNLVRTVDETEPSGSSKI
- a CDS encoding lysosomal/endosomal membrane protein p6, whose product is MMCTATVMRTPSAVLCLLLAATLTLSTPVVVRGEVLKDATPTVVTVWYNATSGGFYATDGLASGKYAAIVNVSNTFNKTGWDVVTAVANDGFMHLPGEAEPSAERVLLAYKAVGFGEGYATYESMKASINNTFEGPEGLSALLSDAPQAQHWIEEHVRYMDAAKFESSAFYTQLRNMLALIDGMVAGYNARAPADERLDRMKLLMYNMQAEIGDIVRATSPAEVLDDMRQMMPRWFVDTHCSAFVKVVKDDIYFGHATWSSFNTMLRQYKTYAFGGRFVTMSSYPGLAHSVDDWYMTHKRLAVMETTNVIHNATLLRNHVGSSSVATFLRAMIANFIAVDAPSWVSNFSRESSGAYNNQWMVLNMGAVESEAMFKNMAPNTFWVLEQLPGTAPPLGITSKDMTSVLNTTGYWASYNRPYFPNVYNLSGTLKMQEEYGDFYSYKNYSRARIFERDQGSVVDIESMKRLMRYNNYTKDPFSLIPNCTGAVGMDDDGNVTNVCKPPYSAMLSIAARGDLNPPGNATEYGPLVRSVGHVNSGAIDAKIATWTGMVKNPESYTAHVVCGPTTDNQPPFQWVDGMFDPMPPTYGLLKLYNFSFVVMETPIRPSGGSNSWRSTGIIAVVAALVVGVIAVVLMRPRRRTEEDELLPEEAEGLIDPQN